The following proteins are co-located in the Pyricularia oryzae 70-15 chromosome 1, whole genome shotgun sequence genome:
- a CDS encoding serine/threonine-protein phosphatase 5 codes for MADPKAQATELKNQGNKAFQSHDWPKAIELYTQAIELNPEEPTLYSNRAQAYLKTEAYGYAVADATKAIELNPGFVKAYYRRAIANTAILRPRDALKDFKSCVKIDPGNKDAKLKLVECQKVVRQLDFYAAIEVGDEPSAAAGLDVASIAVEPDYDGVKLGDEMTQEFIDDMTERFKTGKKIHKKYVYQIIIAVKDIVYNEPTMVEVDVPEDVTLTVCGDTHGQYFDLMELFRLNGTPSEKHWYLFNGDFVDRGSWSTEIALLLYANKWLRPKQFFLNRGNHETDDMNRAYGFEGECKAKYNERTFKLFSESFSALPLATLIGHKFFVLHGGLFSDDNVTLDDIRKLDRHKQRQPGQAGLMMEMLWTDPQPEPGRGPSKRGVGMQFGPDVTARFCEKNGLEAIIRSHEVRMDGYEEEHNGKCITVFSAPKYCDMTENRGAYINIKSDYKLQFHQFDAVPHPNIRPMAYAQNSLMSSLM; via the exons ATGGCAGACCCCAAGGCGCAAGCAACCGAGTTGAAGAATCAGGGAAACAAGGCATTTCAGTCCCACGACTGGCCGAAAGCTATTGAGCTTTATACTCAGGCCATCGAGTTGAATCCGGAAGAGCCGACCCTGTATTCGAACCGAGCTCAG GCCTACCTGAAGACGGAAGCGTATGGATATGCCGTCGCCGACGCTACCAAGGCGATCGAGCTGAACCCAGGATTTGTTAAG GCATACTATCGCCGAGCGATCGCCAATACGGCCATACTACGCCCCCGCGACGCTCTCAAGGACTTCAAGTCGTGTGTCAAGATCGACCCAGGCAACAAAGATGCCAAGCTCAAGCTGGTCGAGTGCCAAAAGGTGGTGCGCCAACTTGACTTCTATGCCGCTATCGAGGTTGGAGACGAGCCGTCGGCTGCCGCTGGCCTCGACGTTGCCTCAATAGCAGTTGAGCCCGACTACGACGGTGTCAAGCTGGGCGACGAGATGACACAGGAGTTCATCGACGACATGACAGAGCGCTTCAAGACCGGCAAGAAGATCCACAAGAAATATGTTTACCAAATCATCATAGCCGTCAAGGATATTGTTTACAACGAGCCTACAATGGTTGAGGTTGACGTACCCGAGGATGTAACCCTCACTGTGTGTGGAGATACCCACG GCCAATACTTTGACCTTATGGAGCTCTTCAGGCTCAACGGTACACCATCAGAGAAGCACTGGTACTTGTTCAACGGAGATTTTGTCGACAGGGGCTCTTGGTCTACCGAGATCGCACTGCTTTTGTATGCGAACAAATGGCTTCGCCCGAAGCAGTTCTTTCTGAACCGTGGAAACCATGAGACAGACGACATGAACCGTGCCTACGGTTTTGAGGGAGAGTGCAAGGCCAAGTACAACGAGAG GACGTTTAAGCTGTTCTCCGAGAGTTTCTCGGCCTTGCCCCTGGCGACTTTGATCGGCCACAAATTCTTTGTCCTCCATGGAGGGCTCTTCTCAGATGACAATGTCACCCTGGACGACATCCGGAAGCTCGACAGGCATAAGCAGCGTCAGCCAGGCCAGGCCGGTCTGATGATGGAGATGCTATGGACGGATCCTCAGCCAGAGCCAGGCAGAGGCCCAAGTAAGCGTGGTGTGGGCATGCAGTTTGGTCCTGACGTCACTGCCAGGTTCTGTGAAAAGAACGGCCTCGAGGCCATCATCCGAAGCCACGAGGTGCGCATGGATGGTTACGAGGAAGAGCACAACGGAAAGTGTATCACAG TTTTCTCGGCACCAAAGTACTGCGACATGACGGAAAACAGGGGCGCTTACATCAATATCAAATCCGATTACAAGTTGCAATTCCACCAATTCGACGCGGTCCCGCATCCCAACATCAGGCCAATG GCCTATGCACAAAATTCGCTCATGTCTTCGTTGATGTGA